A genomic window from Micromonospora ferruginea includes:
- a CDS encoding EamA family transporter, giving the protein MTVDRPFPPRAPGRLGGVALVLGGALSVQFGSALAALLFPRTGVAGAVTLRLTLGALLMLVVCRPRLRGHGRADWTAVVAFGLALAGMNSIFYQAIERIPLGPAVTLEVLGPLALSVVGARRVAAWCWAGLALAGVALLGQGGFDRLDPLGAVLALVAGAMWAAYIVCSARVGARFPRADGLALALAVAALVTLPIGLADAGGRLADPAVLGLGAALALLASVLPYSLELAALRRLPTATFAVLMSLGPAIAALAGWLVLGQALHPVEVLAVALVVAASAGAVRAAAPPPAPSPVSEAAAAPPARR; this is encoded by the coding sequence GTGACCGTCGACCGCCCCTTTCCGCCGCGCGCGCCGGGCCGGCTCGGCGGGGTCGCGCTGGTGCTCGGCGGGGCGCTGTCGGTGCAGTTCGGTTCCGCGCTGGCCGCGCTGCTGTTCCCGCGGACCGGGGTGGCCGGGGCGGTCACGCTGCGGCTGACCCTCGGCGCGCTGCTGATGCTCGTGGTGTGCCGACCCCGGCTGCGCGGGCACGGGCGGGCCGACTGGACGGCCGTGGTCGCCTTCGGGCTGGCCCTGGCCGGCATGAACTCGATCTTCTACCAGGCGATCGAGCGGATCCCGCTCGGCCCGGCCGTCACGCTGGAGGTGCTCGGCCCGCTGGCGCTGTCGGTGGTCGGCGCGCGCCGGGTGGCGGCCTGGTGCTGGGCCGGGCTGGCGCTGGCCGGGGTGGCCCTGCTCGGGCAGGGCGGGTTCGACCGGCTCGATCCGCTCGGCGCCGTGCTGGCGCTGGTCGCGGGCGCCATGTGGGCGGCGTACATCGTCTGCTCGGCGCGGGTCGGCGCGCGGTTCCCCCGGGCCGACGGGCTGGCCCTGGCCCTCGCGGTGGCCGCGCTGGTCACCCTGCCGATCGGGCTGGCCGACGCCGGCGGCCGGCTGGCCGACCCGGCGGTGCTGGGGCTCGGGGCCGCGCTGGCGCTGCTCGCCTCGGTGCTGCCCTACAGCCTGGAGCTGGCCGCCCTGCGACGGCTGCCCACCGCGACGTTCGCGGTGCTGATGAGCCTCGGGCCGGCGATCGCCGCGCTGGCCGGCTGGCTGGTGCTCGGCCAGGCGCTGCACCCGGTCGAGGTGCTCGCCGTCGCGCTGGTGGTGGCCGCGAGCGCGGGCGCGGTCCGCGCCGCCGCGCCGCCGCCGGCCCCGTCGCCGGTCAGCGAAGCAGCCGCAGCGCCGCCGGCACGGCGGTGA
- a CDS encoding helix-turn-helix transcriptional regulator: MTRPATRGGRASADRLARLLNLVPYLLARPGIEIAEAAHDLGVTEKQLREDLELLWVCGLPGYGPGDLIDMAFDGDRVTITYDAGIDRPLRLTPDEALALVVALRMLVETPGVANREAVERALAKIESAAGDLAGAPVEVRLPGDTARARELRAAVERGRALRITYYTPARDETTERTIDPLRMLMVGGRAYVEAWCRRAEAVRLFRADRIDAVTELPERAVVPPQARPHDLSDGVFRPSADLPLITLRVGRGERWITEYYPCERVEADGEQWLVSLRVTDLGWARRFVLGLGPEVTVVAPAELAEQVRAQAVAALDAYAVPTGTADPAATGVTG; encoded by the coding sequence GTGACCCGGCCGGCGACCCGCGGCGGTCGCGCCTCGGCCGACCGGTTGGCCCGGCTGCTCAACCTGGTGCCCTACCTGCTGGCCCGCCCGGGCATCGAGATCGCCGAGGCGGCGCACGACCTCGGGGTGACCGAGAAGCAGTTGCGGGAGGACCTGGAGCTGCTGTGGGTGTGCGGGTTGCCCGGTTACGGCCCCGGCGACCTGATCGACATGGCGTTCGACGGTGACCGGGTGACCATCACCTACGACGCCGGCATCGACCGGCCGCTGCGGCTCACCCCGGACGAGGCGCTGGCCCTGGTGGTGGCGTTGCGGATGCTCGTCGAGACGCCCGGGGTGGCCAACCGGGAGGCGGTGGAGCGGGCCCTCGCCAAGATCGAGAGCGCGGCGGGTGACCTGGCCGGCGCGCCGGTCGAGGTGCGGCTGCCGGGCGACACCGCCCGGGCGCGCGAGCTGCGCGCTGCGGTCGAGCGGGGCCGGGCGCTGCGGATCACCTACTACACGCCGGCCCGCGACGAGACCACCGAACGCACCATCGACCCGCTGCGCATGCTGATGGTCGGTGGCCGGGCGTACGTGGAGGCGTGGTGCCGCCGGGCCGAGGCGGTACGGCTGTTCCGCGCCGACCGGATCGACGCGGTCACCGAACTGCCGGAGCGGGCCGTGGTGCCGCCGCAGGCCCGCCCGCACGACCTGAGCGACGGGGTGTTCCGGCCCTCGGCCGACCTGCCGTTGATCACGCTGCGGGTCGGCCGGGGCGAGCGGTGGATCACCGAATACTACCCGTGCGAGCGGGTCGAGGCCGACGGTGAGCAGTGGCTGGTGTCGCTGCGGGTCACCGATCTGGGCTGGGCCCGCCGGTTCGTGCTGGGGCTGGGCCCGGAGGTGACCGTGGTGGCGCCGGCCGAGCTGGCCGAGCAGGTCCGCGCCCAGGCGGTCGCCGCGCTCGACGCGTACGCGGTCCCGACCGGCACCGCCGATCCGGCGGCGACCGGCGTCACCGGCTAG
- a CDS encoding zinc-dependent alcohol dehydrogenase family protein yields MRATVIHGPNDVRVEEVPDAAVREPGDAVVRTVLACICGSDLWAYRGVAQRRPGQRIGHEFLGVVEEVGAEVTAVRVGDLVVAPFVWSDGTCEFCREGLHTSCPNGGFWGTPGSDGGQGEAVRVPYADGTLVRLPAEAAGDDRLLTALLALSDVMATGHHAALAARVRPGATVAVVGDGAVGLCGVLAARRLGAERIVALGRHTARTDIARRFGATDVVAQRGEEAVEAVRELTGGHGAHAVLEAVGTQESMRTAISIARDGGAVGYVGVPHGGSAGVDVGQMFNRNVTLAGGVAPARAYLPELLADVLAGTIDPSPVFDRSVPLDGVPDGYRAMDDRSALKVRVTF; encoded by the coding sequence ATGCGCGCCACCGTCATCCACGGCCCGAACGACGTCCGCGTCGAGGAGGTGCCCGACGCCGCCGTCCGCGAGCCCGGCGACGCCGTGGTGCGGACGGTGCTGGCCTGCATCTGCGGCAGCGACCTGTGGGCCTACCGGGGGGTGGCGCAGCGCCGGCCCGGGCAGCGCATCGGGCACGAGTTCCTCGGCGTGGTCGAGGAGGTCGGCGCCGAGGTGACCGCGGTGCGCGTCGGTGACCTGGTGGTCGCGCCGTTCGTCTGGTCCGACGGCACGTGCGAGTTCTGCCGCGAGGGCCTGCACACCTCCTGCCCGAACGGCGGCTTCTGGGGCACGCCGGGCTCCGACGGCGGGCAGGGCGAGGCGGTACGCGTGCCGTACGCCGACGGCACGCTGGTGCGGCTGCCCGCCGAGGCCGCCGGGGACGACCGGCTGCTGACCGCGCTGCTGGCGCTGTCGGACGTGATGGCCACCGGGCACCACGCGGCGCTGGCCGCCCGGGTGCGGCCCGGCGCGACGGTGGCCGTGGTCGGCGACGGCGCGGTCGGGCTGTGCGGCGTGCTGGCCGCCCGCCGGCTGGGCGCGGAGCGGATCGTGGCGCTGGGCCGGCACACCGCCCGCACCGACATCGCCCGGCGGTTCGGGGCCACCGACGTGGTGGCGCAGCGCGGCGAGGAGGCGGTCGAGGCGGTCCGCGAGCTGACCGGCGGCCACGGCGCGCACGCCGTGCTGGAGGCGGTCGGCACGCAGGAGTCGATGCGTACCGCGATCTCGATCGCCCGCGACGGCGGCGCGGTCGGCTACGTCGGGGTGCCGCACGGCGGCAGCGCCGGTGTCGACGTCGGGCAGATGTTCAACCGCAACGTGACGCTCGCCGGCGGCGTCGCGCCGGCCCGCGCGTACCTGCCGGAGCTGCTGGCCGACGTGCTGGCCGGCACCATCGACCCGTCGCCGGTGTTCGACCGGTCGGTGCCGCTGGACGGCGTGCCGGACGGCTACCGGGCGATGGACGACCGCAGCGCGCTGAAGGTCCGCGTCACCTTCTGA
- a CDS encoding diacylglycerol kinase, which translates to MLAVTAHDHAPPGPVAVLANPTAGRGCHRGLLPEILSRLGRAGRPVELLRARTPLEAEAACHAAVAGGAGALVAVGGDGTVHRAMQAVAGTAVPFGPVPAGTGNDFAVETGFPADPRAAVDVIAEALAAGRSRPVDLARMSGPDGTDRWYGAVLAAGFDAIVNERANRMRWPRGPRRYDLAILVELARLRPRRYRLTLDGVPQEVDAVLVAVGNAASYGGGMRICPDADPTDGLLDVVVGGRFDRRTLMRVKPRIYRGTHVTHPLVRAYRARTVELAAEGITTYADGERAYDLPVTVTAVPAALRLLR; encoded by the coding sequence GTGCTCGCCGTGACCGCGCACGATCATGCCCCGCCCGGCCCCGTCGCCGTGCTCGCGAACCCGACCGCCGGCCGGGGATGCCACCGCGGCCTGCTGCCGGAGATCCTGAGCCGTCTCGGTCGCGCCGGCCGTCCGGTCGAGCTGCTGCGCGCGCGTACCCCGCTGGAGGCGGAGGCGGCGTGCCACGCCGCGGTGGCCGGCGGCGCCGGGGCGCTGGTCGCGGTCGGCGGCGACGGCACCGTGCACCGCGCGATGCAGGCGGTGGCCGGCACCGCCGTGCCGTTCGGTCCGGTGCCGGCGGGCACCGGCAACGACTTCGCGGTGGAGACCGGCTTCCCGGCCGACCCCCGCGCGGCCGTCGACGTGATCGCCGAGGCGCTGGCCGCCGGGCGCAGCCGCCCGGTCGACCTGGCCCGGATGTCCGGCCCGGACGGCACCGACCGCTGGTACGGCGCGGTGCTCGCCGCCGGGTTCGACGCGATCGTCAACGAGCGGGCCAACCGGATGCGCTGGCCGCGCGGCCCGCGCCGGTACGACCTGGCGATCCTGGTGGAGCTGGCCCGGCTGCGGCCGCGCCGCTACCGGCTCACCCTCGACGGGGTGCCGCAGGAGGTGGACGCGGTGCTGGTCGCGGTCGGCAACGCGGCCAGCTACGGCGGCGGCATGCGGATCTGCCCGGACGCCGACCCGACCGACGGGCTCCTGGACGTGGTGGTGGGCGGTCGCTTCGACCGGCGCACGCTGATGCGGGTCAAGCCGCGCATCTACCGGGGCACCCACGTGACGCACCCGCTGGTGCGCGCCTACCGGGCCCGGACCGTCGAGCTGGCCGCCGAGGGCATCACCACCTACGCCGACGGCGAGCGCGCGTACGACCTGCCGGTGACCGTCACCGCCGTGCCGGCGGCGCTGCGGCTGCTTCGCTGA
- a CDS encoding fasciclin domain-containing protein, whose translation MNIARLAARLAVGATAAAVATTAVAVPAQAGAKQPGTRSLAAVLTADKSGFDRNARDFDVLTKAVLTVLQAKPDSPVKVLTDGTVALTAFVPNDYAFRELVRDITHARQLPGEKAAFDAVAGLGVDTVEDVLLYHVVPGATIDRKAALKADGAELSTALGATVEVDVKHCWYGRQVRLVDADTNDRDARVVRFDINKGNKQIAHAVDRVLRPIDLP comes from the coding sequence ATGAACATCGCTCGTCTCGCCGCCCGGCTGGCCGTGGGCGCCACCGCCGCCGCGGTCGCCACCACCGCGGTCGCCGTTCCGGCCCAGGCCGGCGCGAAGCAGCCCGGCACCCGGTCGCTGGCCGCCGTGCTCACCGCCGACAAGAGTGGCTTCGACCGCAACGCGCGGGACTTCGACGTGCTCACCAAGGCGGTCCTGACGGTGCTCCAGGCCAAGCCGGACTCGCCGGTGAAGGTGCTCACCGACGGCACGGTCGCGCTGACCGCGTTCGTGCCGAACGACTACGCGTTCCGCGAGCTGGTCCGCGACATCACCCACGCGCGGCAGCTTCCGGGCGAGAAAGCGGCGTTCGACGCGGTCGCCGGTCTCGGCGTGGACACCGTCGAGGACGTGCTGCTCTACCACGTGGTGCCCGGCGCGACGATCGACCGCAAGGCGGCCCTGAAGGCCGACGGCGCGGAGCTGTCCACCGCGCTCGGCGCCACCGTCGAGGTGGACGTGAAGCACTGCTGGTACGGCCGGCAGGTGCGCCTGGTCGACGCGGACACCAACGACCGCGACGCGCGGGTGGTCCGCTTCGACATCAACAAGGGCAACAAGCAGATCGCGCACGCGGTGGACCGGGTGCTGCGCCCGATCGACCTGCCCTGA
- a CDS encoding ABC transporter substrate-binding protein, whose protein sequence is MRLVSLLPSATEIVYALGLGDDLVGVTFECEVPAAYRAGVTVVVGGRDTRGMSPGDIDAYVRERVAAGADLYTLHAGALAGLDPDLILTQDLCRVCALPSGRVADAVDHLGARADVLSLDPYTLDDVLGTIRAVGAAARVPERAEALVDGLRARLAAIGAAVAGRPRRRVAVVEWVDPPFGAGHWIPDLVDVAGGTPVATHPGARSTPTTWADLRAADPEVVLVAPCGFRLDGAAEQADVVAGHFPGAEVWALDADALIVRAGPRLVDGAEAIAAILHPDALPPVSPPPPAEPPDPTPARPTLTPTAGPALALGGVFKGSWCRMM, encoded by the coding sequence ATGCGACTGGTCTCCCTCCTCCCCTCCGCCACCGAGATCGTCTACGCCCTGGGGCTCGGCGACGACCTGGTCGGGGTGACGTTCGAGTGCGAGGTGCCGGCGGCGTACCGGGCCGGCGTCACGGTGGTGGTGGGCGGCCGGGACACCCGCGGCATGAGCCCCGGCGACATCGACGCGTACGTCCGGGAACGGGTCGCGGCCGGTGCGGACCTCTACACGCTGCACGCCGGCGCGCTGGCCGGGCTGGACCCGGACCTGATCCTCACCCAGGACCTGTGCCGGGTCTGCGCGCTGCCCTCGGGTCGGGTGGCCGACGCCGTGGACCACCTCGGCGCCCGGGCGGACGTGCTGTCGCTGGACCCGTACACCCTCGACGACGTGCTGGGCACGATCCGCGCGGTGGGCGCGGCGGCCCGGGTGCCGGAGCGCGCGGAGGCGCTGGTGGACGGCCTGCGGGCCCGGCTGGCGGCGATCGGCGCGGCGGTGGCCGGCCGGCCCCGGCGGCGGGTCGCCGTCGTCGAGTGGGTGGACCCGCCGTTCGGCGCCGGGCACTGGATCCCGGATCTCGTGGACGTCGCCGGCGGCACGCCGGTGGCCACCCACCCCGGGGCCCGGTCCACGCCGACGACCTGGGCGGACCTGCGGGCCGCCGACCCGGAGGTGGTGCTCGTCGCGCCGTGCGGCTTCCGCCTGGACGGCGCGGCCGAGCAGGCGGACGTGGTGGCCGGGCACTTCCCCGGCGCCGAGGTGTGGGCGCTGGACGCGGACGCGCTGATCGTGCGCGCCGGCCCACGCCTGGTCGACGGCGCCGAGGCGATCGCCGCCATCCTGCACCCGGACGCCCTCCCACCCGTCTCCCCACCGCCGCCCGCCGAACCGCCTGACCCCACCCCCGCCCGCCCCACCCTCACCCCCACCGCCGGCCCCGCCCTCGCCCTAGGCGGTGTCTTCAAAGGATCTTGGTGTCGGATGATGTAG
- the tatC gene encoding twin-arginine translocase subunit TatC yields MAFGLKKRGPSSFARASDGSMTLIEHIRELRNRLFRASLAVVVGFGFGFWLAEPVRKLLSQPYCDLPQSVDPDTGKCLFVQLGVADVFLLNLKIGLWVGLIIAAPVWLYQLWAFIAPGLHRHERRYAYIFTALAAPLFAAGAVLAFFVTTKGLEFLLNVSGDDIATNLEVTRYISFVTNLILLFGVAFEFPLIVLMLNFVGLASAKRLLSWWRVAIFVFFAFSAVVTPTPDPFGMTALAICLSALYFGAVGVAFLNDRRRGKGREVYAGIDDDEVSPLDLSNEPVPTGARIEASAPVEAPAPITAPAPIERRYDDMT; encoded by the coding sequence GTGGCCTTCGGGTTGAAGAAGCGCGGGCCGAGTTCGTTCGCGCGCGCGTCCGACGGTTCGATGACGCTCATCGAGCACATCCGCGAGCTGCGTAACCGCCTGTTCCGGGCATCGCTGGCGGTCGTCGTCGGCTTCGGCTTCGGCTTCTGGCTGGCCGAGCCGGTCCGGAAGTTGCTGTCGCAGCCCTACTGCGACCTGCCGCAGTCGGTCGATCCGGACACCGGCAAGTGCCTGTTCGTCCAGCTTGGCGTCGCTGACGTCTTCCTGCTGAATTTGAAGATCGGTCTCTGGGTCGGCCTGATCATCGCTGCGCCGGTCTGGCTCTACCAGCTCTGGGCGTTCATCGCCCCCGGTCTGCATCGGCACGAGCGGCGCTACGCATACATCTTCACCGCGCTAGCGGCCCCGCTGTTCGCCGCCGGCGCGGTGCTGGCGTTCTTCGTCACCACCAAGGGCCTGGAGTTCCTGCTCAACGTCTCCGGCGACGACATCGCGACCAACCTCGAGGTGACCCGCTACATCTCCTTCGTCACCAACCTGATCCTGCTGTTCGGGGTGGCGTTCGAGTTCCCGCTGATCGTGCTGATGCTCAACTTCGTCGGCCTGGCCAGCGCGAAGCGGCTGTTGAGCTGGTGGCGGGTGGCGATCTTCGTGTTCTTCGCGTTCTCCGCGGTGGTCACGCCGACGCCGGACCCGTTCGGCATGACGGCACTGGCGATCTGCCTCTCTGCGCTCTACTTCGGTGCGGTCGGGGTGGCGTTCCTCAACGACCGGCGGCGTGGAAAGGGCCGGGAGGTCTACGCGGGCATCGACGACGACGAGGTGTCACCGCTGGACCTGTCGAACGAGCCGGTGCCGACGGGCGCCCGGATCGAGGCGTCCGCCCCGGTCGAGGCCCCGGCGCCGATCACCGCTCCCGCCCCGATCGAACGCCGCTACGACGACATGACCTGA
- a CDS encoding DEAD/DEAH box helicase, giving the protein MSSPAERYAAARRRAAQASAFPALDEFSRDLGFDLDDFQREACEALERGSGVLVCAPTGAGKTVVGEFAVHLALREAPGGDGPAVRRKCFYTTPIKALSNQKYHDLVDRHGAEQVGLLTGDNAINGDAPVVVMTTEVLRNMLYAGSATLEGLAYVVMDEVHYLADRFRGGVWEEVIIHLPESVTLVSLSATVSNAEEFADWLVTVRGETTVVVSEHRPVPLWQHMLVGKRMFDLFHDADAARKHDVHPELLRYTRDTVRRLELGEGRSAGPGGGRRGPRWRGPMRPDIVDRLDREGLLPAILFIFSRAGCQAAVQQCLAAGLRLTSPEERAEIRAVVESRITAIPGEDLTVLGYWEWLDGLERGLAAHHAGMLPAFKEVVEELFVRGLVKAVFATETLALGINMPARCVVLERLVKFNGEAHVDLTPGEYTQLTGRAGRRGIDVEGHAVVVWSPETDPRHVAGLASTRTYPLRSSFRPSYNMAVNLVGSVGAEPARALLESSFAQFQADRSVVGLARQVQRNTETIEAYGAEAACHQGDFDEYFALRVAIADRERAIARQGQTQRKAAAVESLERLRVGDVIRVPSGRRAGLAVVLDPATGGFGEPRPLVLTQDRWAGRVTPGDFTSPAEVLTRIRVPKHFNHRSPAARRDLAAAVSGTGLDRHGGRRGGRSRQAVGEDHRLSQLRVELRAHPCHACPDREEHARWAERSRRLERDTEELRQRVSGRTGSLARTFDRIVALLTARGYLAPDGEVTDAGRMLARIWTEADLLVAECLRRRVWDGLSPAELAAAVSVVVFEARRDLDERASLPRGAVGDAVDETLKLWGDIEADEAARGLTVTREPDLGFAWPIYRWARGEALAKVLASGHQIDGEMPAGDFVRWARQVVDLLGQIADSGGASTELRATARQAISAVNRGVLAYHASA; this is encoded by the coding sequence ATGTCGAGCCCCGCCGAGCGGTACGCCGCGGCGCGCCGCCGGGCCGCGCAGGCCTCCGCCTTCCCGGCCCTGGACGAATTCTCCCGCGATCTCGGGTTCGACCTCGACGACTTCCAGCGCGAGGCGTGCGAGGCCCTGGAACGGGGCAGCGGGGTGCTGGTCTGCGCGCCCACCGGCGCCGGCAAGACCGTGGTGGGCGAGTTCGCGGTGCACCTGGCGCTGCGCGAGGCGCCCGGCGGCGACGGGCCGGCCGTGCGGCGCAAGTGCTTCTACACCACGCCGATCAAGGCGCTGTCCAACCAGAAGTACCACGACCTGGTCGACCGCCACGGCGCGGAGCAGGTCGGCCTGCTCACCGGCGACAACGCCATCAACGGCGACGCGCCCGTGGTGGTGATGACCACCGAGGTGCTGCGCAACATGCTCTACGCCGGCTCGGCCACCCTGGAGGGCCTGGCCTACGTGGTGATGGACGAGGTCCACTACCTGGCCGACCGGTTCCGCGGCGGGGTCTGGGAAGAGGTGATCATCCACCTGCCGGAGTCGGTCACCCTGGTCTCGCTGTCGGCCACCGTCTCCAACGCCGAGGAGTTCGCCGACTGGCTGGTCACCGTGCGCGGCGAGACCACGGTGGTGGTCTCCGAGCACCGGCCGGTGCCGCTCTGGCAGCACATGCTGGTCGGCAAGCGGATGTTCGACCTGTTCCACGACGCCGACGCGGCCCGCAAGCACGACGTGCACCCCGAGCTGCTGCGCTACACCCGGGACACGGTGCGCCGGCTGGAGTTGGGCGAGGGGCGCAGCGCCGGCCCCGGCGGCGGGCGTCGCGGCCCCCGCTGGCGGGGCCCGATGCGCCCGGACATCGTCGACCGGCTCGACCGGGAGGGGCTGCTCCCGGCGATCCTGTTCATCTTCAGCCGGGCCGGCTGCCAGGCCGCCGTCCAGCAGTGCCTCGCCGCCGGGCTGCGCCTGACCTCACCCGAGGAGCGCGCCGAGATCCGGGCGGTGGTCGAGTCGAGGATCACCGCGATCCCCGGCGAGGACCTGACCGTGCTGGGCTACTGGGAGTGGCTCGACGGGCTGGAGCGCGGGCTGGCCGCGCACCACGCCGGCATGCTCCCGGCGTTCAAGGAGGTCGTCGAGGAGCTGTTCGTCCGGGGCCTGGTCAAGGCGGTGTTCGCCACCGAGACGCTGGCCCTGGGCATCAACATGCCGGCCCGCTGCGTGGTGCTGGAGCGGCTGGTCAAATTCAACGGCGAGGCCCACGTCGACCTCACCCCGGGCGAATACACCCAGCTCACCGGCCGAGCCGGCCGGCGGGGCATCGACGTCGAGGGCCACGCGGTGGTGGTCTGGTCACCGGAGACCGACCCCCGGCACGTCGCCGGCCTCGCCTCCACCCGCACCTATCCGCTGCGCTCCAGCTTCCGGCCGTCCTACAACATGGCGGTCAACCTCGTCGGCAGCGTCGGCGCGGAGCCGGCCCGGGCGCTGCTGGAGTCCTCCTTCGCGCAGTTCCAGGCCGACCGGTCGGTGGTCGGCCTGGCCCGGCAGGTGCAGCGCAACACCGAGACGATCGAGGCGTACGGCGCGGAGGCCGCCTGCCACCAGGGCGACTTCGACGAGTACTTCGCGCTGCGGGTGGCGATCGCCGACCGGGAGCGGGCCATCGCCCGGCAGGGGCAGACCCAGCGCAAGGCGGCGGCGGTGGAGTCGCTGGAGCGGCTGCGGGTCGGTGACGTGATCCGGGTGCCGTCGGGGCGGCGGGCCGGCCTGGCCGTGGTGCTCGACCCGGCCACCGGCGGCTTCGGCGAGCCCCGCCCGCTGGTGCTCACCCAGGACCGGTGGGCCGGCCGGGTCACCCCGGGCGACTTCACCAGCCCGGCCGAGGTGCTCACCCGCATCCGGGTGCCGAAGCACTTCAACCACCGGTCGCCGGCGGCCCGGCGCGACCTGGCCGCCGCGGTCAGCGGCACCGGGCTGGACCGGCACGGCGGCCGGCGGGGCGGGCGTTCCCGCCAGGCGGTGGGGGAGGACCACCGGCTCAGCCAGCTCCGGGTCGAGTTGCGCGCGCACCCCTGCCACGCCTGCCCGGATCGGGAGGAGCACGCCCGCTGGGCGGAGCGGAGCCGCCGGCTGGAACGCGACACCGAGGAGCTGCGCCAGCGGGTCAGTGGGCGGACCGGTTCGCTGGCGCGTACCTTCGACCGGATCGTCGCGCTGCTGACCGCGCGCGGCTACCTCGCGCCCGACGGTGAGGTCACCGACGCGGGCCGGATGCTGGCCCGGATCTGGACCGAGGCGGACCTGCTGGTCGCCGAGTGCCTGCGCCGCCGGGTGTGGGACGGGCTCTCCCCGGCCGAACTGGCCGCCGCCGTGTCGGTGGTGGTCTTCGAGGCGCGGCGCGACCTCGACGAGCGGGCGTCGCTGCCGCGCGGCGCGGTCGGCGACGCGGTCGACGAGACACTCAAGCTGTGGGGCGACATCGAGGCGGACGAGGCGGCGCGCGGCCTGACGGTGACCCGCGAGCCGGATCTCGGCTTCGCCTGGCCGATCTACCGCTGGGCGCGCGGCGAGGCGCTGGCCAAGGTGCTCGCCAGTGGGCACCAGATCGACGGCGAGATGCCGGCCGGCGACTTCGTCCGGTGGGCGCGGCAGGTGGTCGACCTGCTCGGCCAGATCGCCGACTCCGGGGGCGCCTCGACCGAGCTGCGGGCCACCGCGCGGCAGGCGATCTCGGCCGTGAACCGGGGCGTGCTGGCCTACCACGCCTCGGCCTGA
- the tatA gene encoding Sec-independent protein translocase subunit TatA — translation MGALKPWHIAVLVVVLILLFGAKRLPDAARSLGRSLRIIKAETKSLHDDDRDLAEKADAQAGYQPLPPQQPVQGHPQYAQGQQQFAQPQQQQYAPQPQQPVAPPVDPVHRVREN, via the coding sequence ATGGGTGCCCTCAAGCCGTGGCACATCGCCGTACTCGTGGTCGTGCTGATCCTGCTCTTCGGCGCGAAGCGGCTCCCCGACGCGGCCCGCTCGCTGGGCCGCTCGCTGCGGATCATCAAGGCCGAGACCAAGAGCCTGCACGACGACGACCGTGACCTGGCCGAGAAGGCCGACGCGCAGGCCGGCTACCAGCCGCTCCCGCCGCAGCAGCCGGTCCAGGGCCACCCGCAGTACGCGCAGGGCCAGCAGCAGTTCGCGCAGCCGCAGCAGCAGCAGTACGCCCCGCAGCCGCAGCAGCCGGTCGCCCCGCCGGTCGACCCGGTGCACCGCGTCCGCGAGAACTGA
- a CDS encoding HAD family hydrolase: MPDRTELPHASSGADDAVRPSPSRRPVEAVLFDFHGTLAQVEEPLAWVLAAASACGVELDRIRATSLADRLLTAGRAGGPLPARVPPRLAELWADRDLYPHAHRGAYTGLAETVDTGIDGFADALYERVLVPEGWLPYPDTAPVLGALRAGGVKVAVVSNIGFDLRPLFAAWGLDALVDAYALSYEVGRCKPDPGIFLRACGMLGVDPEHTLMVGDTPADAGAVAAGCGVLVLPAADAGRPNGLGAVLDLAGVG, translated from the coding sequence GTGCCGGACCGTACCGAACTGCCCCACGCCTCGAGCGGCGCCGACGACGCCGTCCGCCCGAGCCCGTCCCGCCGGCCCGTGGAGGCGGTGCTCTTCGACTTCCACGGCACCCTCGCTCAGGTGGAGGAGCCGCTGGCCTGGGTGCTCGCCGCCGCGTCCGCCTGCGGGGTGGAGCTGGACCGGATCCGGGCCACCTCGCTCGCCGACCGCCTGCTCACCGCCGGCCGGGCGGGTGGGCCGCTGCCGGCGCGGGTCCCGCCCCGGCTGGCCGAGCTGTGGGCCGACCGCGACCTCTACCCGCACGCCCACCGGGGCGCCTACACCGGGCTGGCCGAGACCGTCGACACCGGCATCGACGGGTTCGCCGACGCGCTCTACGAGCGGGTGCTGGTGCCCGAGGGCTGGTTGCCCTACCCGGACACCGCCCCGGTGCTCGGCGCGCTGCGCGCCGGCGGGGTGAAGGTGGCGGTGGTCAGCAACATCGGCTTCGACCTGCGCCCGCTCTTCGCCGCCTGGGGTCTCGACGCGCTGGTCGACGCGTACGCGCTGTCGTACGAGGTGGGGCGGTGCAAGCCGGACCCGGGCATCTTCCTGCGGGCCTGCGGGATGCTCGGCGTCGACCCGGAGCACACGCTGATGGTGGGCGACACCCCGGCCGACGCCGGCGCGGTGGCGGCCGGCTGCGGGGTGCTGGTGCTGCCCGCCGCCGACGCCGGCCGGCCGAACGGGCTGGGCGCGGTGCTCGACCTGGCCGGCGTCGGCTGA